Proteins found in one Salvia splendens isolate huo1 chromosome 10, SspV2, whole genome shotgun sequence genomic segment:
- the LOC121750935 gene encoding uncharacterized protein LOC121750935, whose product MSEIAVRDSNVPESQRINGGFSNGSMVKSQVEGVSKNTEERQRKGMAAVVGTSIKIDESDNSEAAITSIEVEYIESGDLKDVEDMDDCLKALLSGLGSKDWVTVCDALNNVRRFSIFHKEAIVNILDEVISLVVKSLKNPRSAVCKTAIMTAGDLFKAYTDSIIDLLDPLLVQLLLKSSQDKKFVCEAAESALVALTSWVSPVLLLPKLQPYITHRNPRIRAKASICISRSVPRLGSDGIEIFGIDKLIVIGASQLSDRLPESRDAARALLLELQSAYEKSQVPELTAVPEQSKVPETTDVPEQPVVASWEDFCQSKLSPLSAQAVLRVTNSAREEGL is encoded by the exons TAAATGGAGGCTTCAGTAATGGAAGCATGGTGAAATCTCAGGTTGAAGGTGTGAGCAAAAACACTGAAGAAAGGCAAAGGAAAGGGATGGCTGCAGTGGTTGGCACTTCCATTAAGATTGATGAATCAGACAATTCTGAAGCAGCGATAACCAGTATAGAAGTAGAGTACATTGAGTCCGGGGACTTGAAAGACGTAGAAGACATGGATGATTGTCTGAAG GCCCTCTTGTCAGGACTTGGCTCCAAAGACTGGGTTACAGTGTGTGACGCACTCAACAATGTTCGTCGATTTTCTATATTTCACAAGGAAGCTATTGTTAATATTCT GGATGAAGTCATCTCCTTAGTCGTGAAATCCCTAAAGAATCCAAGAAGTGCTGTCTGCAAAACTGCAATTATGACTGCCGGAGACCTGTTCAAAGCATATACAGACAGCATCATTGATTTGTTGGATCCTTtg CTTGTTCAACTTCTCCTCAAATCCTCACAAGACAAGAAATTTGTTTGTGAGGCAGCTGAAAGTGCATTAGTAGCCTTGACAAGCTGGGTTTCTCCCGTTCTGTTGCTACCCAAGTTGCAGCCTTACATTACACATAGGAATCCTCGAATTCGAGCTAAGGCTTCTATATGTATTTCTCGAAGTGTCCCACGGCTG GGAAGTGATGGAATTGAAATATTCGGTATAGACAAACTGATTGTAATAGGTGCATCCCAGCTAAGTGATCGGCTTCCTGAGTCCAGGGATGCAGCTCGTGCTCTGTTGCTAGAGCTGCAGTCTGCATACGAAAAATCTCAAGTCCCAGAACTAACTGCAGTACCTGAGCAATCTAAGGTCCCAGAAACAACTGACGTACCTGAGCAGCCTGTTGTAGCATCTTGGGAGGATTTCTGCCAATCAAAGCTTTCGCCTTTAAGTGCTCAAGCTGTCCTTCGTGTGACCAACTCTGCTCGTGAGGAAGGCTTATAG